The window CAAACCCTCCAACCCGTTCACCCCAAAACCCGTAACTAGAAACCCAAAAACCCTCTCACTCTCAAGCCCTCCTACACTCCAACCTTTTTACTCAAAAATCCGAATCCCGTAACTCAAAATTCATACCTCAGAACCCAATTAATTCCCTATCTTTGTATCAATAAATCTATTTATCAAAATGAAATTTTTTATTGACACAGCTAATTTAGAGCAAATCAAGGAAGCCAGAGATCTTGGAATTTTAGATGGTGTAACAACCAACCCATCATTAATGGCTAAGGAAGGTATTCAGGGAGCTGAAGCCATCAGAAACCACTATAAAACGATCTGCGAACTGGTAGACGGAGATATTTCTGCGGAAGTTCTTTCTACAACGTATGAAGAAATGATTAAGGAAGGAGACGAATTGGCTGCTATTCACCCCAATATCGTTGTAAAGATCCCAATGATCAAAGATGGTATCAAAGCGTTAAAATATTTTTCTGATAAAGGAATCAAAACGAACTGTACATTGATTTTCTCTCCGGGGCAGGCTCTTCTGGCAGCTAAAGCAGGAGCTACTTATGTTTCTCCTTTCTTGGGAAGATTAGACGATATTTCTACAGACGGACTGAACCTTATTCAGGAAATCAGACTAATTTTCGATAACTATATGTTCGAAACTGAAATCCTGGCGGCTTCTATCCGTCACTCAATGCATATTATCGACTGTGCTAAAATCGGAGCGGATGTTATTACTTCTCCACTTCCTCCGATCTTGAGCCTATTGAAGCACCCACTAACAGACAGCGGACTGGCTCAGTTTATTGCTGATTCACAGAAATTAGCATAATAACTGGCTTTTTATTCAGATACAAAAAATCCCGGAGCTTTTCGTTCCGGGATTTTTTTGTAATAAGTATAATTCAATTTTCTAAAAACAGAAAAACTGGAATCAGTTGAATTTAAAACTCCGATTTATGTTCATTATAAATCCGAATAGTCTATGAAAGCAAAAAAAATGAAATACTCACTTAAAATCGTTAAAAATTCATTCATTCGTAAAAATTCATCGTTTTTAATATCACATAGCATAAAATTAATAAAATATCTCAATTCACAGACAATCAGAATCAAGGAATTACTTTTTCATTCATTTTTTAAATCTTGCCTAAGATCTCCGGATGGTCTTATCGAAAAATATCGATAGGCATCATATTCATTTTTGCTCAAAAAAAACATTTCTTTGTTCAAGAATTTTTAAAAGAGGAAGGACATAAGTTAATATAAATAGGTCCAAAAGGTTCGTTTCAGGCCATTTTATTCAAAAAAGACTAATACAACTTTTCTGTTTTAAAAATTTATTTCCTAAAAAAACACCGATATGAAATTCAGCAACATCAACAGATTATCATATAGAGTATAAAGAGCTGGCAAACAGGAACTGTCCCTATTGTTCACCATGTCCTGGGGTATTTCTGAAACAATGCCACAGCCATTTATACCCTATTCTAATTATACAATTACAAATAACTTTAAGATGAAAAAAAAATTATTACCTCTTGCAGTACTTTTAAGTATTGCCATTGAGGCTCAGGTGGGTATTAACACTACTACTCCACAAGCCACATTAGATGTAACCGGAACACCTGGTGTAACCACCAGTTTAGATGGAATTATTGCCCCAAGGCTGACCGGAGATGAGCTCCGTGCCAAAACTTACACCGGAGCCCAGACAGGAGCTTTGGTATATGTTACCAATGCTGATTCTGCACCGCAAGGTCAAACTAAAAATGTAACTTCCACAGGGTATTTCTACTTCGATGGAAACCAGTGGGTAGCTTCCAACGGAACTTCGGGAAAAACTGCCAGCTGGTCACTTTACGGAAATTCAAATACAACAGCCGGAATTAATTTTTTAGGAACTACAGATAATACAGATTTACTTTTTAAGAGAAACAATTCCCAAGCCGGATTATTAAGTATTGCCAATACAGCATTCGGGGTAAATTCTTTTAATTCAACGGCAACAGGGGGTTCCAATACGTCTATTGGCTCATTCAGCCTTTTCAGTAATACTTCCGGATCATCCAATACTTCTGTTGGGGAATCTTCCCTCAGAGCCAATACACAGGGTATCAACAACACGGCCAGCGGAGTTCAGGCATTGCAAAGCAACACCACCGGTTCCAACAACACCGCTAATGGATTGCAAACGCTGCAAAGTAATACCATAGGAATGTCTAATACAGCCAACGGGTATCAGACCATGCAGAGCAATGTTTCCGGGAACTTTAATAATGCCAGCGGATATCAGGCACTCCAGGGAAATAATTCCGGAAACAATAATACAGCAAGCGGATACCAATCCCTGCAAAGTAACAGTACAGGGTCTAATAATTCCGGTATTGGTTCGCAGGCTCTCTTCAGCAATACAACAGGCAGTAGAAATACAGCTGTAGGAAATTTAGCCGGGGGAAACCTTACTACAGGAAATAATAATATTGCGATTGGCAACTCCACTGATTTTGTGTCCGCAAACGCTTCTAATCAAATGAATATCGGAAATATGATTTTTGGTACAGGCCTGTCAGGGAGTATTGCTGCGCCTGAGGGCTATATTGGGATTGGCAACTCTTCACCTGCCAGCACATTGCATGTTTCAGGTTCATTTGGAGCCTCCATTACCACAAAATCATCGGGGACATTGGATGCCACTCACAATACCGTTATTGTTACGGGAGGAATTGGATTGCCTGTGGCTTCAGACTCTAAAGGACGTATTTATCATATTTATTTAGGAACTTCTTCGGGAATTACCATTACAGGAAACATTTCTTATCTGGGCAACACAAGCAGCAGCTGGGTACTGGATAATACAGTCGGAAACAGGGGAATTACCCTACAAAGTGACGGCACAAACTGGGTGGTTATCGGAAGAGCCAATTAAAAAAACACGCTTATTAAATGATTATTGATAAGGCTTGGATTTTATAATCTGAGCCTTTCCTTAATAATACATATAAAAATTAATCGGTCTCCTGTTTTTGAATCTCTAAAAAAAAACAGGATGACATTATTGCCATCCCGTTGTTGATATTAGAAAATATATAATTTTTAATTCATCAGATCCGGTTCTATCGGATTGTTATCTTTTTTAAGGGCTTCCTTGGTATTTTTTTCCATCTCGCGAAATACCTGGTTAGGATCTGAAATTTCTTTTCCATCTCCTGTTCTAAACTTGAAACTTACCTTGGTATTGCCATCTCCGTTTTTCATCATCATTTCTCTCATATTCTTGGTAGGATCATTTACATAAGCTTTCCACACTTTCTTAAACTGGTCTTTTGTCACCTCAAGTTCTTTTCCGCCTAATCCCAAAACTCTTACATTATCCGGAAGCTGCACATCTGTTTCTGCACCCGGTGCACTGATTGTTTTATTTCCTATCATGATCATTATATGAGATCCTGTAGCGTCTTCCAGCTTTACAATAAGACCTGGAAGTCCATAGAACACATAAGGCCCATCCTGAAAGGGCAGATCTGTTGTGAACCAGGCTGTCCATTCTCTTCCTCCAAAACTGGTAACCGCTTTTTGAGTTTCATAGGTTCCGATTTTTTGTTTTTCCGGTAATATTTTCCACTCCGGTTTTTTGTCTTCTTTTATCTTATACTTATCTGTGGAAACGTTTTTGAAAAGATAAGTTTTAAAATCCGGATATGTTTTGGTTACCTTATAAGAAACCTGCCCGGGTCTGTCTCTTCTGTTGAAGCTGAAATTTCCACCTCCGGATTTCAGCTGCTTTTCCAGCTCTGCTCTTCCGGTAGAGTCTGCTACAAATTTTTCACGGCTGTAGTAGTTTGATCCATTTTTATCAATATCCAGCAGCATCATTTCCGTTTTTACGTCCTGCTTGTTATTGATGTCCGGAATAAACTTGTATTCATAAAAGAATCTATTGACCTGAGCACTGGAAAGGGCTCCCAAAAGCATAAAAAATAAGATTTTGATTTTCATATCGTATACTATTAAAAAGGCTTTGCCAATCTGAAACTGACAAAGCCTGATGGAACTTTATTTCTTTGTCTCTATTCTTACTTCCCCCTGCTTAAGCTCTCCTTTCTTCTGAGTATTGACATTAACTTTCGATATAGTATTGGTATCTAATGAGTTTATATCATCCTGAGAAACTTCTCTCCCATCAATATAATATCTGTATTTTACGTCATCAGTACCGGTTATTTTAAATTTCTTCACTCCATTCATGGCAATGTTTCCGTTGCCGTCTTTTTTGATGAAATCCGCATTCATTACAATAACGCCCGGTGAGCCGCTGGTTACTTTAATAAAGGTTCCGTCTCTGAAGCTGGCTGATCTTTTTTCGGCTTCCGCACGGGCTTTTTCTACATCTTTTCGTATTCTGTCCCCATCAATTCTTATTCGTTCTCCTTCTGCTCTTATTCGTTCACCTTCTGCTCTGGCTCTGTCGCCTTCCATTCGGGCTTTGTCTCCCTCTATTCTTGCTTTTTCTCCTTCTACTCTGGCTTTAGCAGCTTCTTTCAATGCTTTTTTAGCCTCAGCCATTGCTTTACGTACTTCTTCTTTTTCCTGAGTGCTTAAATCTTTATAGCTAACAATCTTATTGGTTTTAAAATAGGTTATTTTCGGTGCTTTTGGCGCTTCGGGTGCTTCAGGCGGTGCCGGAGGAATTGCCATTTTTCCTATTTTTGCAGCTTCTCTTCCTGCTTTTTTGGCTGCCCTTTCTATTTTACGAAGCTCTTTTTTACTCAGAGGTTCCATATTCTCCAGCTCCTTCATCTGATTCTTCCATTCCGCAGAATTGAAGTAATGATCAACTTCTACTTTTGAGGCTATTTCTCCTATCTCTGATGCCAGATTACTGATTTCTTCTATTTTATCACTGAAGAGATCACTTTCGGGATCCAACCCTTCCAGCTCTTTCTCTTTTTCTTTTATTTTCTTTTCAAGGCCGGCCAGTTTTGTATGGTCTTCAGGCGATGCGGTTTTCAATTCTGCTATTTTTTCCTGACCTGATTTTTCAGGTCTTATCGTATCTTTCCTGATTTCTGAAACGGCTTTTTTTATAGAAATGTTGGTTTCTTCAATTTCTCTGTTTTTAGCATTTACCAGATAAGCAAAAGCGATAGAGAACACAACCGGTAAGGCAAAAATTCTTCGCGCATATCCGAACTTGGTTTTGGGTTTTTGTAACATCTTAAGTCTTTTTTTAAGGTTTGAACTTAGAAACGGACTGGTAACAGGCAACTGTGTTCCGGAAAAGTGGCTTGCTAAAAGCATCTGCGCAAATGCTTTGGTGTCCGATTGTTTTACGGCTTTTTTATCAGCCAGGTATTCATGGATTAGATTAATTTCTCTTTTAATGAGATGAAAAAACGGATTGAACCAGAAAACAGAGGTAATAATCTCGATAAAGATCTTATCAAAAGAATGTTTCTGCTCAATATGTACCATTTCATGCTTTAAAATCTGTTTTCCGATATCAGAATTCAAGGTGATTGTATTCTTCCAGAACAGGTTTTTAAAGTAGGAAAATGGTGCTTCGGTAAGATTGGTACGGTAAAAGTTGATCCCGTCAAAACTTTCTTTCTGAAATTGGTTTTTAAACTGCTGGATTTTAAAAATCCCATACATCAGCTTTCCTAAAAAATAGAGAGAAACCAGTCCCAGAGCTGAAAAAATAATGTTAAAATAAAGGTTACCATTGTCTATGTTTTTTTCTGTGTTAAAATTCTGAATCTTGTCAAGAAGCATATACATCTCATTATTGACCTCTATCGTAAAATCTTCTACTCTGATGAGTGGCAGCAGCAGTGATATCACAATGGCTGCCAACAGATAAAATCTGTTATAATGATGAAATGTCTTGTCCTTTAAAGACAACTGATAGTACAAAAACGTTACACCCGAACATAAAATAATTTTCCCAAAGTATAAAAGTATTGCTTCCATAGGTCTTAGTCTTTCTTTTTGAGTTCATCCAATAGCATCTCAAGATCTTCTACCGTCATTTCATTTTTTTCTACCAGAAATGAAACGGCGCTTTTGTAAGAGCCTTTAAAATAGTTTTTCACAAGGCTCTTCATGGTTTTCCCGGAGTACTGTTCTTTTGAAACCAATGGAAAGTACTCATGCTGTCTTCCGTGTACATGATAGTCTACAAATTCTTTATCCTTCAATACTTTTAAAATAGTAGAAACAGTATTTGTATGGGGTTTAGGTTCCGGAAAAAGGTCAAGTACATCCTTCAGGAAGCCTTTTTCCAATTTCCACAAATACTGCATTACCTGTTCTTCTGCTTTGGTGAGAGTCTGAATTTTCATATACTATTCATTTATCTGTTAAAGTGACACCACTGTCTTATTTAATATCACTAATAAATTAGTTATACAAATGTAGAAATAAAAATGAATCAAACAACTATTTTTTTAGTGATAAAATATTAAATCATACAAGCTGCTGAAAATCAACGCAATAAAAATAGTTAAAATTTATTAAATTTTGAATAAATGGTTTGATTGCCTGTTTATTTTACAGAAAATTATTCGATCTGGGTTTTATTTTACAGTAAAAACAATCTAATTGTTCCGGGTTTTTAATGAATGGCGAAGAGTTATGCTATTTAGCTTCGGGAACGATCTTTGCCAGGCTTTACATTCTTAGCAGGAATTCATAAGCCAGATAAAAAATTCAAAACAATAAAAAAATACTATTGCAGAAGGATTTATTAACCGTAAATTTGATAACAGCTAAAATTTTTTATGGAAGAATGATTCGGCGGGAAACTAACCTGTAAAATCAAAATCGCAGGAAAAAACCGGCCCATCATTCAATCCATATATAGTAATAATAAAATCTTTTTTAAATGAAAAAAATACTTTTTATCGGAATGGTGCTTATAGGAATCATAAGCCTTTCATCATTTATCAAATCAGATGATTCTACGGGGCCTAAACCTGCAAAATCAATTTATGATTTTAAGATTGAATCCATTGACGGCGGAAAAATTGATTTTTCCAATTACAAAGGGAAATACATCCTTATCGTAAACACTGCCTCCAAGTGCGGATACACCCCCCAATACAAAGGTCTGGAGCAGCTGTACAAAGATTACGGTGACAAACTGGTGGTGGTAGGCTTCCCTTCTGACAATTTTGCAGATCAGGAGTTTCATGACAATGGGGAAATCAAATCTTTCTGTGAAAAAAATTACGGCGTAACCTTTCCTCTTACCACTGCGGTAGATGTAAAAGGCTCAAAAATCACTCCTGTGTTTGATTTTCTTACCCACAAATCCCAAAACGGAGTAATGGACGCGAAAATAAGCTGGAATTTCAACAAGTTTCTGATCAGCCCGGAAGGAAAATTACTGGAACATTTCGATTCTAAAGTGGTTCCTGAAAGTGATAAAATCACCCATTATTTTAAGTAAATAATCTTTTAAAAAACACTGCCGTCATGATGACAGCAGTGTTTTTTTATCCATTCGGTTTAATTATATTTTTTAGTCCTCCTTTTCATAAGCATTATAATGTTCCCTAAAAAAAGGCAATTCAAAAACGTCAGTTTCATTGATCTTTCAATTACAACAATCACTTTAATAAACACCTCAAACACATCATTTTTACAACAATGAATCTCATACATTATAAATTTGTTAAAATTTATTAAATAAATATTAAAATGTATTTGTTTTAACCGGGAAATTATATTTATTTTAGTGCTTTAAAAATTTCTCATGAAAAGATATAATTTATTAATTGTACTATTACTGCTTATTTTCAATGTTACTACAGCACAAAAGAAAGGTTCTCCTGCTGCTGATCTTAGCATACTAAAAGATACGAAATCAAAAATTGAAGCTACCGTTCCGTTGGTGGTTCAGCATCTTCAGACTATTGCTACAAAAGAGGGAGACAACAATATTGTTAATAACGGAAAGATTGCTGTAGGTAAAGAATATGGAATCGTAGAATCTGAATGGTATTTATACAGAAACAACATGAAAAACTGTATCCTGAACAATTCTTCCAAAAAAGCTAAGAAATGTATGGAATACCATAACAATATGTTCAGGGGTACAATGATTAACTATAACAATTATATTACCAACCTTACAAGAAAGAACGGATACCTGGGGGTAGAAGGAGATACAAAATTCGAATTTAAACCTGCTGATATCGCTACAAAACTAGGGGAAGCTTACCTGAACGCCAACGAAGCTGCGGGAAGAATGAAAGCTGATCAGAAAAGAGACTTTTTAGGACAGACGATGTCTGATGACAACAAACTTACTCCTTACGCCCAACTGGCTCAATAATATCTGAATAAGATTAAAAAATAAAAAAAGAGAACTGCTGTCTTGCAGTTCTCTTTTTTCATGTAAAAGCAAAAAATCTCTGCCGGAAAAAGCAGTTTTGTGGTACTAATCATAAAACCCTTGGGGAAAAAGTAGAAAATTAGACAGAGATTTTTTTGCATACACTCTACAGATCAACTGTCCTACCCATGATCTGTAAGAGCTTTACAAAAATAGGATTATACCTTTCTGCCGGCTGAAAATCTCTGTAGAATTAAATATTCAGAATTGTAGAACTAATACTACTAAAAAGGAAACCTACAGCTTACAGGTTCTGATTTTCATCCTTGAAATCATTTCTATTTCCACCAATGGTAGTAATTATGAAGTCCGTCGTATTCGAAGCCACAGCGTGGATACAGTATATTTCCGATATCATTCGTTTTTTCGGTTTCCAGCATCAGTCCACACGCTCCTGTTTCTTCACACCACTGTTTACTGCGGTCAATTAATGCTACTGAAAGCCCTTTTCCTCTGTAATCCGGATGAACAAACAAGTCACTTAACAGCCATTGCTTCTGTAATTTTGTATAGTGAAACAGCTTATAGAGCTGTACAAAACCTACTGCTCTTCCATCCGCCATGGCAAGAAAAATATCTGATTCACTGTTTAAGAACCGTTCCTTCAGAAAAGCCTTTCCTTTTTCAACATCTGATTCCTGCCTGTAAAAAACACGGTAAAGATTGAATAATTCCGCCGTTTCATCAATATCCTCAAGGCTTGCTTTTTTAATACTGTAATTCATAGGTATATATTTTAATTAACAGGACAAAAGTAACCTTAAACAGGACTGGTTTGATGTTCCAGATTAATATTATACAGATAGTCCAATCGCTGTAATTCTGATTCCTGTAAGAGCATTCCGCATGTTTCGGATTTTCTTATGGTGAATAACTTCAGAATTTTGCTGTATTAAATCAAAACCGATGAAAGATATCATTCAGAAAATAGAAAATACAGACTGGCAGCACATTACGGAGACTATGCATAAAAACGGATATGCAATCATTCCGGATTTGTTATCCGATAATGAATGTGAACTCCTGAAATCTGGCTACAGCAATTCCGCTCTTTACCGGAAGACAGTGGTGATGGCCAGGCATCGCTTTGGGTTGGGAGAATATAAATATTTCAATTATCCGCTTCCGGAAGTCATTCAGACCCTGCGAAAAACCATCTATCCACGCCTGGCTCCTATAGCCAACGCCTGGTTTAAAGCTTTACATATTGCTACTCAATTTCCATTGGATCATCAAGAGTTTCTACAGCAGTGTCATGCTAAAGGACAGCAAAAAGCGACTGTCTTAATTTTGAAATATGCAGAAGGCGGTTTTAATACTTTGCATCAGGATTTGTATGGGGATGTGTATTTTCCCATTCAAATGGTACTGATGCTCAGCGAGCCTGATCATGATTTTACAGGAGGAGAATTTGTGCTTACGCAGCAGATTCCCAGAGCACAGTCAAAAGTCATTGTTTTAAAGCCTAAAAAAGGAGATGTCCTTATTTTCACCACCCAGTTTAAACCTGAAAAAGGAACTAAAGGATATTACAGAGTGAATATGAAACACGGAATAAGCGAAGTAAAAGAAGGCAGCCGTTATGCTTTGGGAATTATTTTCCATGATGCAACCAGTTAGCTATGTATCAACAACTATACACTATAAACTATACACTATAAACTATACATTACAATGATCCGGCATACTCAAATATCAGGTGAAGATCTGAGAAGTAAAATTCACAGCAAAGAAATTGTCTTTGGGGGAAATAAAAAATTAAAAATCTATGGATTATTAAGCTGTGGATCAGGGAAAAGAATGAAAAAGGAAAATAGAGTTTTCTTCATGGATGAAAAAGAAGCACTGGAAAATAAGTTCCGGCCTTGTGGACATTGCATGAGGGAAGCTTATAAAAAATGGAAGGAATCTTTATATTAATTAAACGCAAAGGTTCAATAACTTATATTATATTTTTAAGGGAGCAAAGATGGAATCAAATTCATTGATTCTTTCTAAGCTAATGCATATCACACATCTTAATCCACATTATAAAAATGCTTGTGTTAGTCTTATTCCAACCTGAGATTGCGTCATTTTGTTCGCAATGACAGGCTTATAAATAAAAAAGAGAAGCAATAGTATTGCTTCTCTTTCGTTGAGTAGCGGGAACCGGACTCGAACCGATGACCTTCGGGTTATGAGCCCGACGAGCTACCTACTGCTCCATCCCGCGGTGTATTTTTAGAGTGCTTACCGAAAGCACTTGCTTAGTAGCGGGAACCGGACTCGAACCGATGACCTTCGGGTTATGAGCCCGACGAGCTACCTACTGCTCCATCCCGCGGTGTATTTTTAGAGTGCCTACCGAAAGCACTTGCTTAGTAGCGGGAACCGGACTCGAACCGATGACCTTCGGGTTATGAGCCCGACGAGCTACCTACTGCTCCATCCCGCGGTGTATTTTTAGAGTGCCTACCGAAAGCACTTGCTTAGTAGCGGGAACCGGACTCGAACCGATGACCTTCGGGTTATGAGCCCGACGAGCTACCTACTGCTCCATCCCGCGGTATATTTTTAGAGTGCTTACCGAAAGCACTTGCTTAGTAGCGGGAACCGGACTCGAACCGATGACCTTCGGGTTATGAGCCCGACGAGCTACCTACTGCTCCATCCCGCGATATTGGATTGCAAAGGTACGAATATTTTTTACAAATCCTAATTTTTCTTTTAAATAAAGGACTTTTATGAAAACTATTTTATTATTTGTATCTTTGTTTTATGGCAAAAATATTAAAAATTTATCCAGACAACCCACAGGAAAATCTTGTGAATGAGGTTATTAAAACCCTGAATAATGGCGGGCTGATTATCTATCCTTCTGATACGATTTATGCATTAGGCTGTAATATTTTTGATATAAAAGCCATGGAAAAGCTGGCACAGCTCAAAAAAATGAAGCTGGAAAAGGCTAAATTCTCCATTATATGTAATGATCTGAGTCATCTTTCTGACTTTACAAGGCCTATTGAAACTTCAGTTTTCAGGTTTCTGAAAAGCCACCTTCCGGGCCCTTTTACCTTTATCCTTGATGCCAATAAAAGTTTACCACTAGCCTATAAAGGTCATAAGACAATCGGTATCCGTGTTCCTGACCACCCTATTCCCCAGCTTATCGTGGAAAAACTGGGACACCCTATTGCTTCCACTTCCATTAAGGACGATGATGAAATTATTGAATATTCTACTGATCCTGAGCTTATTGCAGAAAAGTACGATCACCTGGTAGATATTGTGATTGATTCCGGATACGGAGACAATGTGGCTTCCACTATTGTAGACCTTACTTCAGGAGAACCTGAGATCATCCGTCAGGGAAAAGGAATAATCTAGTTTTAAAAATTAGGTTCAAAGTTTAAGGTTCAAAGTTTACGATTGACAGATTAGATTATGGGGATTAATGGGAAGTATTCTATAGGGATTTTACTTACTTTTGTTCTTTTGGCTGGCACGATGCTCTATGCTTTTCCTGCCGTTACAATGATAACGGGGATAAGAGGTATCACAGAAACCAATTTTCTCCTTACCCGGTTTATCATTTGGGGGATTTTTTCCATTGTATTTCTTTACAGCCTTATTATTGAAAAGGGATCATTTTTATTGAAAAAAGAAATCCGGTATTCCCTGCTGTTTTATATCAAGGCAATTATCTGTCTTTATTTTATTTGCAGTATTGGCGGAGCGCTATTGAACGTAATGATCCATTTTTTGGTTCAGGAAAAGATCAGTGATAAGCTTTTTGAACTCACTCCAATTTTTAAAAACAATTATTTTTTACTTATTTTTACCTGCTTTACGGCTGGAGCTGCGGAAGAGCTTCTGATGCGGGGTTATATTCAGTCAAGGGTTGAAAAGCTATACAATAGTCCGGCTTTAGGAATTATTTTTTCCGCTGTTTTATTCGGAATTCTGCACAGCACTTACGGAACCATTGGTCAGGTTGTTATTCCTTTCTTTATTGGAGTCGTTTTTGCCGTATTTTATAAAATTTATTCCAATATTAAAATCCTGATCATCTGCCATTTTATGATTGATTTCATTTCCCTGATGGCGATGAATTTTATGGATATTAAACACTTATCTTTATTGTAACATTATGAAAATTATAACATCACCTGCCAAATTAATGAACGTAGAAAACTCAACGGATCTGTTGAAATCTTCTACTCCTAAATTCATTGAAGAAGCTGCATTGATACAGTCTTATTTAAAAGAGAAATCCCCAAAATATCTTTCCGAGCTGATGGAAATATCACCGAAGCTGGCTGATGAAAACTGGGAAAGAAATCAGAAATGGAAATCCAAACCTACCGCTAAAGAATCGGCTCCGGCTATGTTTGCCTTTACGGGAGAAGTGTACAGGGGACTGGATGCCAAAACACTGGATAAAAATGCCGTAGATTATCTTCAGAAAAATTACAGAATGCTTTCCGGGCTGTATGGTCTCTTGAAACCATCCGATAAAGTAATGCTTTACAGGCTGGAAATGGGACGTCCTTTTGCATTTGAACACTATAAAAACCTGTACGAATTCTGGCGTGAGAAAATAACGGAACAACTGAATTCCGAAATGAAAAAAGGAGAAATCCTGCTTCAGCTTGCCAGCAACGAATATGGAAAAGTAATTGACAGAAAAAAACTCAACCATAAAGTCATTGATTTTGATTTCTACGAGCTGAAAGACGGAAAACTGAAAACCATTGTGGTATATACCAAGCATGCAAGAGGTCTTGTCGTACGATTTTGTGCTGAAACCCATGCTAAAACACTGGAAGATGTGAAAGCGTTCAACTATGAAGGCTACAGAATTGATGAAGAGAAATCTACAGATACAAAACTGGTTTTTACAAGATAAATGACAATTTCAGCTTATAAAAAATATTTCAAA of the Chryseobacterium aureum genome contains:
- a CDS encoding glutathione peroxidase; translated protein: MKKILFIGMVLIGIISLSSFIKSDDSTGPKPAKSIYDFKIESIDGGKIDFSNYKGKYILIVNTASKCGYTPQYKGLEQLYKDYGDKLVVVGFPSDNFADQEFHDNGEIKSFCEKNYGVTFPLTTAVDVKGSKITPVFDFLTHKSQNGVMDAKISWNFNKFLISPEGKLLEHFDSKVVPESDKITHYFK
- a CDS encoding M56 family metallopeptidase, translated to MEAILLYFGKIILCSGVTFLYYQLSLKDKTFHHYNRFYLLAAIVISLLLPLIRVEDFTIEVNNEMYMLLDKIQNFNTEKNIDNGNLYFNIIFSALGLVSLYFLGKLMYGIFKIQQFKNQFQKESFDGINFYRTNLTEAPFSYFKNLFWKNTITLNSDIGKQILKHEMVHIEQKHSFDKIFIEIITSVFWFNPFFHLIKREINLIHEYLADKKAVKQSDTKAFAQMLLASHFSGTQLPVTSPFLSSNLKKRLKMLQKPKTKFGYARRIFALPVVFSIAFAYLVNAKNREIEETNISIKKAVSEIRKDTIRPEKSGQEKIAELKTASPEDHTKLAGLEKKIKEKEKELEGLDPESDLFSDKIEEISNLASEIGEIASKVEVDHYFNSAEWKNQMKELENMEPLSKKELRKIERAAKKAGREAAKIGKMAIPPAPPEAPEAPKAPKITYFKTNKIVSYKDLSTQEKEEVRKAMAEAKKALKEAAKARVEGEKARIEGDKARMEGDRARAEGERIRAEGERIRIDGDRIRKDVEKARAEAEKRSASFRDGTFIKVTSGSPGVIVMNADFIKKDGNGNIAMNGVKKFKITGTDDVKYRYYIDGREVSQDDINSLDTNTISKVNVNTQKKGELKQGEVRIETKK
- a CDS encoding GNAT family N-acetyltransferase, with the translated sequence MNYSIKKASLEDIDETAELFNLYRVFYRQESDVEKGKAFLKERFLNSESDIFLAMADGRAVGFVQLYKLFHYTKLQKQWLLSDLFVHPDYRGKGLSVALIDRSKQWCEETGACGLMLETEKTNDIGNILYPRCGFEYDGLHNYYHWWK
- the fsa gene encoding fructose-6-phosphate aldolase, which translates into the protein MKFFIDTANLEQIKEARDLGILDGVTTNPSLMAKEGIQGAEAIRNHYKTICELVDGDISAEVLSTTYEEMIKEGDELAAIHPNIVVKIPMIKDGIKALKYFSDKGIKTNCTLIFSPGQALLAAKAGATYVSPFLGRLDDISTDGLNLIQEIRLIFDNYMFETEILAASIRHSMHIIDCAKIGADVITSPLPPILSLLKHPLTDSGLAQFIADSQKLA
- a CDS encoding GLPGLI family protein; amino-acid sequence: MKIKILFFMLLGALSSAQVNRFFYEYKFIPDINNKQDVKTEMMLLDIDKNGSNYYSREKFVADSTGRAELEKQLKSGGGNFSFNRRDRPGQVSYKVTKTYPDFKTYLFKNVSTDKYKIKEDKKPEWKILPEKQKIGTYETQKAVTSFGGREWTAWFTTDLPFQDGPYVFYGLPGLIVKLEDATGSHIMIMIGNKTISAPGAETDVQLPDNVRVLGLGGKELEVTKDQFKKVWKAYVNDPTKNMREMMMKNGDGNTKVSFKFRTGDGKEISDPNQVFREMEKNTKEALKKDNNPIEPDLMN
- a CDS encoding 2OG-Fe(II) oxygenase; translated protein: MKDIIQKIENTDWQHITETMHKNGYAIIPDLLSDNECELLKSGYSNSALYRKTVVMARHRFGLGEYKYFNYPLPEVIQTLRKTIYPRLAPIANAWFKALHIATQFPLDHQEFLQQCHAKGQQKATVLILKYAEGGFNTLHQDLYGDVYFPIQMVLMLSEPDHDFTGGEFVLTQQIPRAQSKVIVLKPKKGDVLIFTTQFKPEKGTKGYYRVNMKHGISEVKEGSRYALGIIFHDATS
- a CDS encoding BlaI/MecI/CopY family transcriptional regulator — translated: MKIQTLTKAEEQVMQYLWKLEKGFLKDVLDLFPEPKPHTNTVSTILKVLKDKEFVDYHVHGRQHEYFPLVSKEQYSGKTMKSLVKNYFKGSYKSAVSFLVEKNEMTVEDLEMLLDELKKKD
- a CDS encoding beta strand repeat-containing protein, coding for MKKKLLPLAVLLSIAIEAQVGINTTTPQATLDVTGTPGVTTSLDGIIAPRLTGDELRAKTYTGAQTGALVYVTNADSAPQGQTKNVTSTGYFYFDGNQWVASNGTSGKTASWSLYGNSNTTAGINFLGTTDNTDLLFKRNNSQAGLLSIANTAFGVNSFNSTATGGSNTSIGSFSLFSNTSGSSNTSVGESSLRANTQGINNTASGVQALQSNTTGSNNTANGLQTLQSNTIGMSNTANGYQTMQSNVSGNFNNASGYQALQGNNSGNNNTASGYQSLQSNSTGSNNSGIGSQALFSNTTGSRNTAVGNLAGGNLTTGNNNIAIGNSTDFVSANASNQMNIGNMIFGTGLSGSIAAPEGYIGIGNSSPASTLHVSGSFGASITTKSSGTLDATHNTVIVTGGIGLPVASDSKGRIYHIYLGTSSGITITGNISYLGNTSSSWVLDNTVGNRGITLQSDGTNWVVIGRAN